The Malus domestica chromosome 10, GDT2T_hap1 genome contains a region encoding:
- the LOC103422450 gene encoding cysteine-rich receptor-like protein kinase 10, protein MKNMVTLLLIFSVFTLLSFPTSTDADYLAHICPNTTTFTPNSTFQSNLNRLLSTLSSNANRSTGFYNATVQSTNNAVYGLFLCRGDVVGTDACQTCVTTATAEAPKRCSVEKQVVIWYDDCLLRYSNESFFSTAAESPRLYMWNTENATDPTRFNQVLGASMNQVAGQAAGEADKFATNQANVSGLISVYSLGQCTQDLSEADCNRCLRGTIALLPSCCNGKLGGRVLFPSCNVRYEVYPFYAQNATLAPEPAPGPPPPSLPPPPKGKSKIPTRTIVAIVVPISVSVLLFVVGYCCITRRARKKYNQAAADEPSGENDISTVESLQFDFATIQAATSNFSDDHKLGEGGFGQVYKGTLSNGQEVAVKRLSKNSGQGTEEFKNEMVLVAKLQHRNLVRLLGFCLEGEEKILVYEYVLNKSLDCFLFDPEKQGQLDWSRRYKIISGIARGIMYLHEDSQLRIIHRDLKASNILLDGDMHPKISDFGMARIFGVDQTQANTNRIVGTYGYMSPEYAMHGHFSVKSDLYSFGVLVLEIISGKKNSNFFQTDAAEDLASHAWKLWRDGKSLELLDQCMRDSYSRTEVIRCIHIGLLCVQEDPADRPTMQSVVLMLNSYSVSLALPKQPAFFLQSRAVGNMPKITLESDQSISKSSPSVYEGSITEVYPR, encoded by the exons atgaaaaacatggttacccttcttttgattttctcCGTTTTTACTCTGCTCAGCTTTCCGACCAGTACGGATGCTGATTACCTGGCTCACATCTGCCCAAACACCACCACCTTCACACCAAACTCCACCTTCCAGTCCAACCTCAACCGCCTCCTCTCCACCCTCTCCTCCAACGCTAACCGTTCCACCGGCTTCTACAACGCCACAGTCCAAAGCACAAACAACGCCGTCTACGGCCTTTTCCTCTGCCGCGGCGACGTCGTGGGCACCGACGCTTGCCAAACCTGTGTCACCACCGCAACCGCCGAGGCCCCAAAACGCTGCTCCGTAGAAAAACAGGTGGTGATCTGGTACGACGACTGCTTGCTACGCTACTCCAACGAGTCATTCTTCTCCACCGCCGCCGAGTCACCCCGCCTCTACATGTGGAACACGGAGAACGCCACCGACCCGACTCGGTTCAACCAGGTCCTGGGGGCCAGTATGAACCAGGTTGCCGGTCAGGCCGCCGGAGAAGCGGACAAGTTCGCGACGAATCAAGCAAATGTTAGCGGGTTGATTTCGGTGTACAGCCTCGGGCAGTGCACGCAGGACCTGTCGGAAGCGGATTGCAACCGCTGTTTACGGGGGACCATAGCCCTACTTCCGAGTTGCTGTAATGGGAAACTCGGAGGACGAGTTTTGTTTCCGAGTTGTAATGTTAGGTACGAAGTCTACCCCTTCTACGCCCAGAACGCTACGTTAGCACCTGAGCCTGCACCAgggccgcctcctccttctctccctcctccGCCTAAAG GAAAAAGTAAAATCCCAACTAGGACAATTGTTGCCATTGTTGTACCAATATCTGTATCTGTGCTACTTTTTGTTGTGGGTTACTGCTGCATAACTAGgagagcaagaaagaagtacaatCAAGCAGCAGCAGACGAACCAAGCG GTGAGAATGACATTTCTACTGTCGAGTCTTTGCAATTTGATTTTGCTACCATCCAAGCAGCTACGAGCAATTTCTCCGATGATCACAAGTTAGGCGAAGGTGGTTTCGGTCAAGTTTACAAG GGTACACTTTCAAACGGTCAAGAAGTAGCTGTGAAGAGGCTATCAAAGAACTCTGGCCAAGGCACAGAAGAGTTTAAGAACGAGATGGTATTGGTAGCCAAGCTTCAACACCGAAATTTGGTTAGGCTATTGGGATTTTGCTTGGAAGGCGAAGAAAAGATTCTTGTTTATGAATATGTGCTCAACAAAAGCCTCGACTGTTTCCTATTTG ACCCTGAGAAACAGGGGCAATTGGATTGGTCAAGACGTTACAAGATTATTTCAGGAATTGCTCGAGGAATCATGTACCTGCATGAAGATTCTCAACTTAGAATTATACATCGTGATCTCAAAGCCAGCAATATATTGTTAGATGGGGACATGCATCCAAAAATATCTGATTTTGGCATGGCCAGGATCTTTGGGGTTGATCAAACTCAAGCAAACACAAATAGAATTGTCGGAACATA TGGTTATATGTCTCCTGAGTATGCAATGCACGGGCATTTTTCTGTCAAGTCCGATCTGTATAGTTTCGGTGTTTTAGTGCTAGAAATCATCAGTGGCAAGAAGAACAGTAACTTCTTTCAGACCGATGCAGCTGAGGACCTCGCGAGCCAT GCTTGGAAGTTATGGAGAGACGGGAAATCTTTGGAATTGTTGGATCAGTGTATGAGAGACTCTTATTCGAGGACTGAAGTAATCAGATGCATCCACATCGGCTTACTTTGTGTTCAGGAAGATCCAGCTGACAGGCCTACAATGCAATCAGTAGTTCTCATGCTCAATAGCTACTCTGTCAGTCTGGCATTACCTAAACAACCGGCATTTTTTCTCCAAAGCAGAGCAGTGGGGAACATGCCAAAGATAACGCTGGAGTCCGATCAATCTATCAGCAAGTCATCTCCGTCCGTTTATGAAGGATCTATCACTGAAGTATACCCTAGATAG
- the LOC139188731 gene encoding uncharacterized protein gives MSKELREALITALTNPEVFETNFKFAEVDTTSPKYCACCLASITFDENDLILGDEYHNRPLYVSGLVGDTSINRILLDCGSAVNLLPLRTLRALGINVCQLTPSMLTIQGFNQVGQKAMGTIALQMEIGELYSDALFHVIDANTSYNVLLGRPWLHTYGVVPSTLHQCFKFLINGEVKTVLADTDPFKGEEVNYADAKFYKQTKVTFSQPTKDEVVQKESQLPDVEKVKPSRLVKIASFKTPKSRKVVLNRSLKDQGEPEKKAIEQIQNAFEALVTSYTKPLRRINQSIPGSNLIVSTNLQRNDGRHGRIVSFKRNESSSKIPLKIKAKRHKAKSAINVTVHQGNGMLKAFVSETKNHEFEGFTNLEKAMLTEEESNSKPPRVSVFQRLGKIANSQPKKSHKSKKWRVKSQKVKINQDKNNDAEEEQDVVQVSMIGSKERSKESDNEPIKLVRQFPTCFFVKKKNGQNRVCASFRTHNNAPPLLSEAYEMDEESSTEEEVHNVAQVNCVTIEDEKDENGDNSTEFINNVQPAPAQIEDGGQATVDELREINLGTDDEPKPVFVSALLTLEELEDYKSLLQDYRDVFAWGYQDMPGLDTKVAVHKLAVSKERRYVKQAPRRFRPELEVQIKAEIDKLINVGFIREVRYPTWLASIVPVKKKNGQIRVCIDFRDLNDACPKDEFPLPIN, from the coding sequence ATGTCAAAGGAGCTTAGAGAAGCACTCATTACGGCTTTGACAAATCCTGAAGTATTtgaaacaaacttcaaatttgcaGAAGTAGATACAACGTCACCAAAGTATTGCGCTTGCTGCCTCGCAAGTATCacatttgatgaaaatgacctTATACTTGGAGACGAGTATCATAATCGACCTTTGTACGTCAGTGGATTAGTGGGAGATACATCGATAAATCGAATCTTGCTTGATTGTGGATCAGCAGTGAATCTGCTTCCTCTTCGAACACTTCGAGCTTTGGGGATTAATGTTTGTCAACTAACACCATCAATGTTAACTATTCAAGGCTTCAATCAAGTGGGACAAAAAGCAATGGGAACAATAGCCTTACAAATGGAGATAGGAGAGTTATACTCCGACGCCCTTTTCCATGTAATCGATGCTAACACATCTTACAATGTTTTATTAGGGCGTCCGTGGCTTCATACATATGGTGTTGTTCCTTCTACACTCCATCAATGCTTCAAGTTTTTGATAAATGGCGAAGTCAAGACAGTTCTAGCGGACACCGACCCATTTAAGGGTGAAGAAGTGAATTATGCAGATGCAAAATTCTACAAACAGACAAAGGTCACTTTTTCACAACCAACAAAAGATGAAGTAGTGCAGAAGGAATCTCAATTACCAGATGTGGAAAAGGTAAAGCCGTCAAGGCTGGTCAAAATTGCGAGTTTTAAAACTCCAAAGTCTCGAAAAGTGGTTCTCAACCGTTCATTAAAAGATCAAGGAGAACCTGAAAAGAAAGCAATAGAGCAAATCCAAAATGCATTTGAAGCACTCGTGACCAGCTACACGAAGCCTTTACGCAGAATTAACCAATCAATTCCTGGAAGCAATTTGATAGTCTCAACAAATTTACAAAGGAATGATGGTCGACATGGTCGCATTGTTTCGTTCAAAAGAAATGAGTCCTCGTCAAAAATTCCATTAAAGATAAAAGCGAAAAGGCATAAAGCTAAGAGCGCTATCAATGTCACAGTGCACCAAGGAAATGGAATGCTCAAAGCATTTGTCTCGGAAACCAAGAATCATGAGTTTGAAGGCTTTACTAATCTCGAGAAAGCAATGTTAACTGAAGAAGAGTCCAATAGCAAGCCACCTCGAGTCTCAGTCTTCCAACGACTTGGTAAAATCGCCAACTCTCAGCCTAAGAAATCTCATAAAAGCAAAAAGTGGAGAGTCAAAAGCCAAAAAGTGAAGATAAACCAAGATAAAAATAATGATGCAGAAGAGGAACAAGATGTTGTTCAAGTTAGCATGATCGGTAGCAAAGAAAGAAGCAAGGAGTCTGATAACGAGCCAATTAAGCTTGTTAGGCAATTTCCCACCTGCTTTTTtgtcaaaaagaaaaatgggcAAAATCGTGTTTGCGCAAGCTTCAGAACTCACAACAATGCACCGCCACTTCTAAGTGAAGCTTATGAAATGGATGAGGAATCAAGCACAGAAGAGGAGGTTCACAATGTTGCTCAAGTAAACTGTGTCACCATTGAAGATGAAAAAGATGAGAATGGTGATAACTCAACCGAGTTTATTAACAACGTTCAACCAGCACCAGCTCAAATAGAAGACGGGGGGCAAGCCACTGTGGATGAACTCCGAGAAATCAATCTCGGAACAGATGACGAGCCAAAGCCTGTATTTGTAAGTGCCCTACTAACACTCGAAGAATTAGAAGATTACAaaagtcttctccaagattacCGAGATGTGTTTGCATGGGGCTATCAAGATATGCCTGGTTTAGACACTAAGGTGGCAGTTCATAAGCTGGCTGTATCAAAAGAAAGGCGTTATGTTAAACAGGCACCTCGACGTTTTCGACCTGAGCTTGAAGTACAAATTAAGGCTGAAATTGACAAACTGATAAATGTTGGGTTTATCAGGGAAGTACGGTATCCTACGTGGCTCGCCAGTATTGTACCggtaaagaagaaaaatggacaAATTCGTGTCTGCATAGATTTCAGAGACCTTAATGATGCATGTCCAAAAGATGAGTTCCCACTTCCAATAAACTGA